The following are encoded together in the Vanrija pseudolonga chromosome 7, complete sequence genome:
- the YCF1 gene encoding Metal resistance protein YCF1 — protein MSAAQWFATTALAHSGGKKHTPGTIKCSWPIQVVSRRREFDLTECFELAILQPVPLVLSILVGLAQILYRTRKLKQTGPDSLDWITRSARNEKVAKTKVALLGFSAILAAAAAGLAAPQLPSSPWAFIHYALLAVTYVVFAYVVWLNHHTSRTSSALVLLFFPLYALISAVTVRTAILTGRLNPDLGHTLPGRLTLAREGLWFSSLGIGFIAFGFELYCPETQWKAWHAPWSSGKIRLEDDEENDTVAEPKLDDEIESPVATANIYERLTFSWLTPLLSLGTKKYLGEEDMWMLPPADSAEALSERLAKAWREQIDLVKQGKKKRPSLKIAIAKAYGLPYFVAGLMKALYDTLSFSQPQLLRWLLLFVQSYHTSGQEPMPAAAGFGIAILMFVTANVATALLHQYFDRCFSTTMRIKTGLITLIYRKSLRLSSGEKSGRTSGDIVNLQSVDAVRIGDIAQYGHIAWSGPFQIIIAFVSLYQLVGWQSFVGVAVMLISLPINTYISRLQKRLQRKLMAAKDVRTRLMSEILNNIKSIKLYGWEKAFVDKVLDARHNKELKMLRKIGIVTACSNFLWTTVPFLVAFATFSSFVFTADRPLTSEIIFPAISLFTLLSFPLAVFSNIINSIIEALVSVQRLEDFLAADELDPDARTVVYPQDDPNGEAQVGDSVVTIKDGEFRWARDSVEPILQDINLDVKKGELLAVIGRVGDGKSSLLGAMLGEMHRDEGSVNIRGDVAYFSQTSWILSATVKDNIIFGHRFDPIFYDKVLDACALRADLAVLPEGHMTEVGEKGVSLSGGQKARICLARACYARADIYLLDDPLSAVDAHVGRHIFDHVLGPNGILKNKARILCTNAVNVLPQATNIVMLRRGIIIERNTYDGAMADTSSELFKLITGLGKQSAKKNGEESGSVTPTVVGSATPSEDEADSVDEPDELRKRRADRRSSTATRRASILSLRQAKRDALHDLRESAKPKEHIEKGSVKFSIYKQYLTAAGLGGVAIFIIGLALGQGSSIFSNVILKYWGTLNQQMGRNVEVAKYLTAYGIMGFSSGLLNVLAMVTLRLYCGLRAASFMHDKAFISLMRSPLSFFELTPTGRILNLFSRDIFVIDEVLPMALGQFCRTFIQVAGVIVVLAWGAPIVLFALIPLTFIYRIIMRYYLSTSRELKRLDAVSRSPIFTFFGETLAGLPVIRAYNQTRRFQANNETRVDRNQACYQPAMAINRWLAVRLEFLGSCLMFSTALASVTALVLYGNIDAGLVGILMSYTISVTGSLNWFVRTASEVEQNIVSVERVSAYAELPSEAPEYIAATQPPSTWPPTGSIDFDDYSMRYRPELPLVLKDVTVNIKGGHRVGVVGRTGAGKSSLTLALFRILEGSGGKIVIDGVDISTIGLHALRSVISIIPQDPQLFEGTLRNNIDPTGKASDADMWAALEHSHLKDHVMRNMGGTLDAEVAEGGSNLSSGQRQLLCFARALLRKTKILVLDEATSSIDLETDAAVQQILRGPDFNGVTTLTIAHRINTIMDSDRVLVMSQGEVAEFDSPENLLKNRDSIFTSLVVEAGLGNNLVE, from the exons ATGTCGGCTGCGCAGTGGTTCGCGaccaccgccctcgcccacagcggcggcaagaagcACACCCCGGGCACGATCAAGTGCTCGTGGCCCATCCAGGTCGtgtcccgccgccgcgagttCGACCTCACCGAGTgcttcgagctcgccatCCTCCAGCCCGTGCCCCTCGTCCTCtccatcctcgtcggcctcgcgcagaTCCTGTACCGTACCCGCAAGCTCAAGCAGACTGGCCCCGACAGCCTCGACTGGATCACCCGCTCGGCCCGCAACGAGAAGGTGGCAAAGACCAAGGTG GCTCTCCTCGGCTTCTCGGCCATTCttgcggccgcagcggccggTTTGGCAGCCCCCCAGctcccctcgtcgccatgggCATTCATTCACTATGCGCTCTTGGCAGTCACTTACGTCGTCTTCGCGTACGTGGTATGGCTCAACCACCACACGTCAAGAACTTCTTCGGCCCTGGTCCTCCTGTTCTTCCCTCTGTACGCTCTGATCTCGGCTGTGACCGTCCGCACGGCCATCCTCACCGGTCGTCTCAACCCCGATCTGGGCCACACCCTCCCCGGCAGGCTGACCCTGGCCCGTGAGGGACTGTGGTTCAGCAGCCTCGGCATCGGATTCATTGCCTTTGGCTTTGAACTCTACTGCCCCGAGACCCAGTGGAAGGCCTGGCacgcgccgtggtcgagtGGAAAGATTcgcctcgaggacgatgaggagaACGACACTGTTGCCGAgcccaagctcgacgacgagattgaGAGCCCCGTGGCCACCGCCAACATCTACGAGAGGCTCACCTTCTCCTGGCTCACGC CGCTGCTTTCCCTCGGCACAAAGAAGTACCTCGGAGAGGAGGACATGTGGATGCTGCCTCCGGCGGATTCGGCCGAGGCGCTTTCCGAACGTCTGGCAAAGGCTTGGCGCGAGCAGATCGACCTTGTCAAgcagggcaagaagaagcgtCCCTCACTCAAgatcgccatcgccaaggcGTACGGTCTCCCCTACTTCGTCGCTGGACTGATGAAGGCGCTCTACGACACATTGAGCTTCTCGCAGCCCCAGCTCCtccgctggctgctgctcttTGTGCAGAGCTACCACACCTCGGGCCAGGAGCCTATGCCGGCTGCCGCTGGCTTTGGCATTGCCATCCTCATGTTTGTCACTGCCAACGTTGCTACTGCTCTGCTCCACCAGTACTTTGACCGCTGCTTCTCAACGACCATGAGGATCAAGACGGGTCTCATCACCCTCATCTACCGCAAGTCGCTCCGCCTCAGCAGCGGTGAGAAGTCTGGACGCACCTCAGGCGACATTGTCAACCTCCAGAGTGTTGACGCTGTTCGCATCGGTGACATTGCTCAGTACGGCCACATCGCCTGGTCCGGCCCCTTCCAGATCATCATTGCCTTTGTGTCCCTCTACCAGCTCGTTGGCTGGCAGTCGTTTGTCGGTGTCGCCGTCATGCTCATCTCCCTGCCCATCAACACCTACATTAGCCGTCTCCAGAAGCGCCTCCAGCGCAAGCTCATGGCGGCCAAGGATGTCCGCACCCGTCTCATGAGCGAGATCCTCAACAACATCAAGTCGATCAAGCTGTACGGCTGGGAGAAGGCTTTCGTTGAcaaggtcctcgacgcccgccACAACAAGGAGCTGAAGATGCTCCGCAAGATCGGTATCGTTACCGCTTGCAGCAACTTCCTCTGGACCACCGTCCCCTTCCTTGTCGCCTTCGCCACATTCAGCTCCTTCGTCTTCACGGCCGAccgcccactcaccagcGAGATCATCTTCCCTGCCATCTCGCTCTTCACCCTGCTCTCATTCCCTCTCGCCGTCTTCAGCAACATCATCAACAGCATCATCGAGGCCCTCGTGTCCGTCCAGCGTCTCGAGGACTTCCTTGCTGCGGATGAGCTTGACCCTGACGCACGCACGGTCGTCTACCCTCAGGACGACCCCAACGGCGAagcgcaggtcggcgactCGGTTGTCACTATCAAGGATGGCGAGTTCAGGTGGGCCCGCGACTCGGTCGAGCCGATCCTCCAGGACATCAACctcgacgtcaagaaggGTGAACTCCTGGCCGTCATTGGCCGTGTGGGTGACGGCAAGTCGTCGCTTCTCGGTGCCATGCTTGGCGAGATGCACCGCGACGAGGGCTCGGTCAACATCCGTGGCGACGTCGCCTACTTCAGCCAGACTTCGTGGATTCTTTCCGCCACGGTCAAGGACAACATCATCTTTGGACATCGATTCGACCCCATTTTCTATGACAAGGTTCTCGACGCCTGTGCCCTTCGTGCCGACCTTGCGGTGCTTCCCGAGGGCCACATGACCGAAGTCGGAGAGAAGGGTGTCTCGCTTTCGGGAGGCCAGAAGGCTCGTATCTGTCTTGCTCGTGCGTGTTATGCCCGTGCGGACATCTACCTTCTCGACGACCCCCTCAGCGCTGTCGATGCCCATGTCGGCCGCCACATCTTTGACCACGTTCTCGGCCCCAACGGTATTCTCAAAAACAAGGCCCGTATTCTCTGCACCAACGCCGTCAACGTCCTCCCTCAGGCCACCAACATTGTCATGCTTCGCCGCGGTATCATCATCGAGCGCAACACGTACGACGGCGCCATGGCCGACACATCTTCCGAGCTGTTCAAGCTCATTACTGGCCTCGGCAAGCAGTCTGCCAAGAAGAACGGCGAGGAGTCTGGCTCGGTGACCCCGACTGTGGTTGGTTCTGCGACCCCATCTGAGGACGAAGCCGACAGTGTCGACGAGCCTGACGAGCTTcgcaagcgccgcgccgaccgtcGTTCCAGCACTGCCactcgccgcgcctcgaTCTTGTCCCTCCGCCAGGCTAAGCGCGACGCTCTTCACGACCTGCGCGAGtcggccaagcccaaggaaCACATCGAGAAGGGCAGCGTCAAGTTCTCCATCTACAAGCAGTACCTCACCGCCGCGGGGCTTGGTGGCGTCGCCATCTTCAtcatcggcctcgccctcggccaaGGCTCGAGCATCTTCTCCAACGTCATTCTCAAGTACTGGGGCACCCTTAACCAGCAGATGGGCCgcaacgtcgaggtcgccaagtACCTCACCGCCTACGGCATCATGGGCTTCTCGTCGGGTCTGCTCAACGTCCTCGCCATGGTTACCCTTCGTCTCTACTGTGGTCTCCGCGCTGCCAGCTTCATGCACGACAAGGCCTTCATCTCGCTCATGCGCTCCCCTCTGAGCTTCTTCGAGCTCACCCCAACTGGCCGCATCCTCAACCTCTTCTCGCGTGACATCTTCGTCATTGACGAAGTCCTGCCCATGGCCCTCGGCCAGTTCTGTCGCACGTTCATCCAGGTGGCTGGTGTCATTGTCGTTCTCGCCTGGGGTGCGCCAATCGTCCTATTTGCCCTCATCCCGCTCACGTTCATCTACCGTATCATCATGCGCTACTACCTCTCCACCTCTCGTGAGCTCAAGCGTCTGGACGccgtgtcgcgctcgcccatcTTCACCTTCTTCGGCGAGACCCTTGCTGGCCTTCCCGTCATCCGCGCGTACAACCAGACCCGCCGCTTCCAGGCCAACAACGAGACGCGTGTCGACCGCAACCAGGCGTGCTACCAGCCGGCCATGGCCATCAACCGTTggctcgccgtccgcctcgAGTTCCTTGGCTCGTGCCTCATGTTCTCCACTGCCCTCGCGTCGGTCACTGCCCTCGTTCTCTATGGCAACATTGACGCCGGTCTCGTCGGTATCCTCATGTCGTACACGATCTCGGTCACTGGCTCGCTCAACTGGTTTGTTCGCACTGCttccgaggtcgagcagaaCATTGTCTCTGTCGAGCGTGTCTCGGCCTACGCCGAACTTCCAAGCGAGGCGCCCGAGTACATTGCTGCCACGCAGCCTCCTTCCACCTGGCCTCCGACTGGCTCtatcgactttgacgactACTCGATGCGCTACCGCCCCGAGCTCCCTCTAGTCCTCAAGGACGTGACCGTCAACATCAAGGGTGGCCACCGTGTCGGTGTCGTTGGCCGTACTGGCGCCGGCAAGTCCTCCCTCACCCTTGCTCTCTTCCGCATTCTGgaaggcagcggcggcaagatTGTCATTGACGGTGTCGACATTTCGACTATTGGCCTGCACGCACTCCGCAGTGTCATTAGCATTATTCCTCAGGACCCCCAGCTCTTCGAAGGCACCCTGAGAAATAACATTGACCCCACTGGCAAGGcgtccgacgccgacatgtGGGCGGCCCTCGAGCACTCGCATCTCAAGGACCACGTTATGCGCAACATGGGCGGCACGCTGGACGCtgaggtcgccgagggtgGTTCCAACCTCTCCTCtggccagcgccagctcctCTGCTTTGCTCGTGCCCTTCTTCGCAAGACCAAGATTCTGgttctcgacgaggccacctCGAGCATTGACCTCGAGACGGACGCGGCCGTGCAGCAGATCCTCCGTGGCCCCGACTTTAACGGTGTGACGACGCTCACGATTGCGCACCGTATCAACACAATCATGGACTCTGACCGGGTTCTCGTCATGTCgcagggcgaggtggccgagtTTGACTCGCCCGAGAACCTGCTCAAGAACCGAGACTCCATCTTTACCAGCCTTGTTGTGGAGGCTGGACTCGGCAACAACTTGGTCGAGTAA
- the Zdhhc16 gene encoding Palmitoyltransferase ZDHHC16 — protein MPLMRYASAIVIRCFRKVEKCADAVTGAAGPVFVALAWILTIFCGLAFFDVVARNLSFWPTLLLLPVYIFVPLNLYGQYWLVTHVTSGFPTARTERDQPPSYAPDSLLAPERYGWTRDGPPPLPAATALERVRVRRCRKCDGPKPARTHHCSVCKRCVLLMDHHCPWINACVGLHNQRYFILFMFWITMGCWTVLLVGFQRFWESFDFMNEWDAYTPKIGFTLAYILSLAIGLAVPILGGWHVVMVSHGETSIETHDNDYLSRKAKSEGLVYLNPYDLGRRRNMQNFFNVGPGGYPYKTLLFPLVVPPYSNGWEWPHRPLPVDASPAEPGTKLHTPELAEGLFARTSNELGVGDGPGGKYVMGGQDELTDDEDGGGGWWDRPLQ, from the exons atgccgctCATGCGCTACGCGTCCGCCATCGTCATCCGCTGCTTTCGCAAAGTCGAGAagtgcgccgacgccgtgacgggcgccgctggcccaGTGTTCGTCGCGCTGGCATGGATACTGACAATATTCTGCGGACTGGCATTCT TCGACGTCGTAGCCCGCAACTTGTCATTCTGGCcgaccctcctcctcctcccagtATACATCTTCGTCCCGCTCAACCTGTACGGGCAGTACTGGCTCGTCACGCACGTCACGAGCGGATTCCCGACCGCGCGTACAGAGCGCGACCAGCCGCCATCGTACGCGCCCgactcgctgctcgcgccagAGCGATACGGATGGACGAGGGACGGCCCGCCCCctctccccgccgccactgccctcgagcgcgtgcgcgtacGCCGGTGTCGTAAATGCGACGGCCCGAAGCCTGCG CGGACACACCACTGCTCGGTCTGCAAGCGCTGCGTCCTGCTCATGGACCATCACTGCCCGTGGATCAACGCCTGTGTGGGGCTGCATAACCAGCGGTACTTCATTCTCTTCAT GTTCTGGATCACTATGGGCTGCTGGACAGTCCTGCTCGTAGGGTTCCAGCGCTTCTGGGAGTCGTTCGACTTCATGAACGAGTGGGACGCGTACACGCCCAAGATCGGCTTCACGCTCGCGTACATCCTGTCTCTTGCGATCGGCCTTGCGGTGCCCATCCTGGGCGGGTGGCACGTCGTGATGGTATCGCACGGCGAGACGTCGATCGAGACACACGACAATGACTACTTGTCGCGCAAAGCCAAGTCGGAGGGTCTGGTCTACCTCAACCCGTacgacctcggccggcggcgcaaCATGCAGAACTTTTTCAACGTCGGCCCGGGCGGATA TCCATACAAAACCCTCCTGTTTCCCCTCGTCGTACCGCCATACTCGAACGGCTGGGAGTGGCCGCACCGGCCATTGCCGGTCGACGCGAgccccgccgagccgggcACCAAGCTGCACACGcccgagcttgccgagggGCTGTTCGCGCGGACATCCAACGAGCTCGGGGTAGGGGACGGGCCGGGCGGCAAATACGTCATGGGCGGGCAGGACGAGCtgacagacgacgaggacggcggcggcgggtggtgggACCGCCCACTGCAGTAG
- the SPBC119.12 gene encoding GRIP domain-containing protein — MASGAAEHTTNGGRAGDAAGPSSSSMSGSGILSPTSPRASSDLTGADGELERVKAENERLNHQYRSLLGKLTSMRSTLGEKLKEDAEELDRREEQINELNADNTALQEQLGTLRGELESSSAECASLSFQLQQLRSQSDNSSSDVLSLTREMRELRGEMERLRAEREDWETEAERERRRREEIEDEARARERREAEYRREAERAVDESRLEKERADNLQEVLSEFQAAKDLELHQATAELEGQLKLAVSQLSEFKLRAANAESSLSSVESNASRATVLEKELREKHTVIAKLRHDAVVTNEHLTEAMRRLRKINPDNNVDRRLVTNILLSFLTTSRADSKRFEMLSLLSTILSWDDGERERAGLQRSQKGKGRPQAARRKSGAAPAPGERTAEEEAAMNESFSNLFVEFLLKEASQGQPEGATSPSAFESPSALRSPGPLPASSPPTSGATTPNLRMSRTMSTSSATSAAASSASLDAVVLGTSRGTMAGSRKPSFGLQEALGR, encoded by the exons atggcgagcggcgcggcagaGCACACGACGaacggcgggcgcgcgggcgacgccgccggcccatcatcgtcgtcgatgagcgGGTCCGGCATCCTGTCCCCCACGTCCCCGCGCGCATCGTCCGacctcaccggcgccgacggcgagcttgagcgcgtcaAGGCGGAGAACGAGCGCCTCAACCACCAGTACCGCTCGCTGCTGGGCAAGTTGACGTCGATGCGGAGCACGCTCGGCGAAAAGCTCAAAGAGGATGCG GAAgagctcgaccgccgcgaggagcagATCAACGAGCTCAATGCCGACAACACGGCGCTGCAGGAGCAGCTGGGCACACTAcggggcgagctcgagagctcgagcgccgagtgcgcgtcgctctcgttccagctgcagcagctgcggAGCCAGAGCGATAACAGCTCTAGCGACGTGCTGTCGCTCACGCGCGAgatgcgcgagctgcgcggcgagaTGGAGCGGTTGCGCGCCGAACGCGAGGACTGggagaccgaggccgagcgcgagagacggcgccgcgaggagatcgaggacgaggcacGGGCCAGAGAACGGAGAGAGGCAGAGTATCGCcgtgaggccgagcgcgcggtcgacgagagcaggctcgagaaggagcgcgcggATAATCTGCAAGAGGTGCTGAGCGAGTTCCAGGCAG CAAAAGACCTCGAACTCCACCAGGCCACGGCAGAGCTCGAAGGccagctcaagctcgccgtgTCCCAGCTGTCCGAGTtcaagctgcgcgccgccaacgccgagagCTCGCTGTCGAGCGTCGAGTCCAACGCCAGCAGGGCGACAgtgctcgagaaggagctgCGGGAAAAGCACACGGTGATTGCAAAGTTGCGGCACGACGCGGTTGTCACAAACGAGCACCTCACCGAGGCCATGAGACGTCTGCGCAAGATCAACCCGGACAACAATGTCGACCG ccgactAGTAACCAACATCCTGCTGTCGTTTCtcacgacgtcgcgcgccgactcgaagCGCTTCGAGATGCTGTCGCTCCTGTCGACCATTCTGAGctgggacgacggcgagcgggaACGCGCCGGCCTGCAGAGGTCACAAAAGGGCAAGGGGCGGCCCCAGGCGGCACGGCGCAAgtctggcgcggcgccggcgccgggcgagCGCACCGCCGAAGAAGAGGCAGCGATGAACGAGTCGTTTTCGAATCTGTTCGTCGAGTTCCTCCTCAAGGAGGCGTCGCAGGGCCAGCCAGagggcgcgacgtcgccctcggcgttcgagtcgccgtcggcactCCGCTCGCCGGGGCCGTTACCCGCGAGTTCGCCGCCCACGTCGGGCGCAACGACACCAAACTTGCGCATGTCGCGCACAATgtccacgagctcggcgacatcagcagccgcgagctcggcgagcctcgacgccgtcgtgctgGGCACATCGCGAGGGACGATGGCAGGCTCGCGAAAGCCCAGCTTTGGCCTGCAGGAGGCCTTGGGGCGATAG